The following proteins come from a genomic window of Drosophila sulfurigaster albostrigata strain 15112-1811.04 chromosome X, ASM2355843v2, whole genome shotgun sequence:
- the LOC133849526 gene encoding AP-1 complex subunit gamma-1 isoform X3, translated as MNSEHGFNPAFNMATIRQAFTEAVERVRMPTPTRLRDLIRQIRAARTAAEERAVVNKECAYIRSTFREEDSVWRCRNIAKLLYIHMLGYPAHFGQLECLKLTASTRFTDKRIGYLGAMLLLDERQDVHLLITNCLKNDLNSSTQFVVGLALCTLGAIASPEMARDLASEVERLMKSPNTYIRKKATLCAFRVIRRVPELMEIFLPATRSLLSEKNHGILITGVTLITEMCENSSDTLMHFKKDSGNREIVPNLVRILKSLILGGYSPEHDVSGVSDPFLQVKILRLLRILGHNDPDASEAMNDILAQVATNTETSKNVGNTILYETVLSIMDIRSEGGLRVLAVNILGRFLLNSDKNIRYVALNTLLRTVHADTSAVQRHRTTILECLKDPDVSIRRRAMELSFALINAQNIRTMTKELLLFLEKADAEFKAQCSSGMILAAERYSPNSRWHLDTQLSVLIAAGNYVRDDVVSSTIQLVSSSPVPEQTYITNRFWESLQVANHCEDKQPLLQVAVWAIGEYGDLFMYGANEDEFERPTESDLIAVYHKFLTSAQVSTTSKQYALVSLAKLSTRLQQCVEEIQALITSFGSHLNVDLQQRGVEFTQLFGSYKHLRPPLLEKMPAMQISRISSQNGESGGSFDDNSPDVIENGIEIGGSGAHPLIESNMNTMGDNTNILLDLLGSTDLSAGGPSDLAMATDLSNAVHKKNTRNANNETPSTNNQDLLDLLDLDMSTPSTTTSVMGTTDLGNVNNMMNLRGIDLNMGFGGGGGGGVGSGVGLGAIDAMASSIPTNGNDLASMLGGLGAPANNAVLPSLGGDNLLGELNATTTATNNVTVPPQGPKLTALDKNGLLVQLVPLRGSDCMKIFMTTTNSSDNTLEQYLLKAAVQKSFELQMLPPSGSVLPPGGVITQEMRVVATSNAVLRMRLRIQYTLDGQQLVEQTEVSGFPDQQPPIE; from the exons ATGAATTCCGAGCATGG ATTCAATCCAGCCTTCAATATGGCCACCATACGGCAGGCATTCACAGAGGCCGTCGAACGAG TGAGAATGCCGACGCCCACACGACTGCGTGATCTTATACGGCAAATACGAGCTGCCCGAACGGCAGCCGAGGAGCGAGCTGTGGTGAACAAAGAGTGCGCCTACATACGCAGCACATTCCGTGAGGAGGACTCCGTCTGGCG TTGTCGGAACATTGCTAAGCTGCTGTACATACACATGCTTGGCTATCCGGCGCATTTTGGCCAACTCGAGTGCCTCAAGCTGACGGCGAGCACGCGTTTCACAGATAAACGAATTGGCTACTTGGGCgccatgttgctgctggacGAACGTCAGGATGTCCACTTGCTGATCACGAACTGCTTGAAAAA TGATCTGAACAGCTCGACACAGTTTGTGGTTGGACTGGCGCTGTGTACGCTGGGAGCGATTGCATCGCCGGAGATGGCGCGTGATCTGGCCAGCGAGGTGGAGCGATTGATGAAATCGCCCAATACGTACATACGCAAAAAGGCGACACTTTGTGCATTCCGTGTCATTCGACGTGTGCCCGAGCTGATGGAGATATTTTTGCCAGCGACACGTTCGCTGCTCAGCGAGAAGAATCACG GCATACTGATAACCGGCGTTACGCTGATTACGGAAATGTGCGAGAACAGCTCGGATACGTTGATGCATTTCAAAAAG GATAGCGGAAATCGAGAG ATCGTGCCGAATCTGGTGCGCATCCTGAAGAGCCTCATCCTGGGCGGCTATTCGCCGGAGCACGATGTCAGCGGCGTCAGCGATCCGTTCCTGCAGGTGAAAATCCTTCGCTTGTTGCGCATTCTCGGTCACAATGATCCGGATGCCTCCGAGGCGATGAACGATATATTGGCGCAGGTGGCCACGAACACGGAGACCAGCAAAAATGTGGGCAACACCATTCTCTATGAGACGGTGCTCTCCATTATGGATATACG CTCGGAGGGCGGTCTGCGTGTGCTGGCTGTGAACATTCTGGGCCGCTTTCTACTCAACTCGGACAAGAACATCCGTTATGTGGCCCTCAACACACTGCTGCGAACGGTGCACGCGGACACATCGGCTGTGCAACGGCATCGTACAACCATTTTGGAGTGCCTCAAGGATCCGGATGTCTCGATACGACGCCGGGCAATGGAACTATCGTTTGCACTGATCAATGCACAAAACATACGTACAATGACcaaggagctgctgctgttcctcgAGAAGGCCGACGCCGAATTCAAGGCCCAATGCAGCTCGGGCATGATCTTGGCCGCCGAACGTTATTCGCCGAATTCACGTTGGCATCTGGACACCCAGTTGAGTGTGCTGATAGCCGCTGGCAATTATGTGCGCGACGATGTTGTCTCATCCACCATCCAGCTGGTGTCGAGCAGTCCGGTGCCAGAGCAAACATATATCACGAATCGCTTCTGGGAATCGCTGCAGGTGGCCAATCATTGTGAGGATaagcagccgctgctgcaggTTGCCGTTTGGGCCATAGGCGAATACGGTGATCTGTTTATGTATGGCGCCAATGAGGATG AGTTTGAACGTCCCACGGAGAGCGATCTGATCGCTGTGTATCATAAGTTTTTAACCTCTGCTCAAGTGTCGACCACAAGCAAGCAATATGCGCTCGTCTCCTTGGCCAAGCTGAGCACGCGCCTCCAGCAATGCGTGGA AGAAATCCAGGCATTGATTACCTCGTTTGGCAGCCATCTGAATGTGGATCTGCAGCAGCGTGGCGTTGAGTTTACGCAACTCTTTGGCAGCTATAAGCATTTGCGCCCACCGCTGCTGGAGAAGATGCCCGCCATGCAGATCAGTCGCATCAGTTCGCAGAATGGCGAAAGCGGCGGCTCCTTCGATGACAACAGTCCCGATGTCATCGAGAATGGCATCGAGATTGGCGGCAGTGGCGCACATCCGTTAATCGAAAGCAATATGAATACCATGGGTGACAATACG AACATTCTATTGGATTTGTTGGGCAGTACAGATCTGTCGGCGGGTGGCCCAAGCGATTTGGCCATGGCCACAGATCTATCAAATGCGGTGCATAAAAAGAATACACGCAATGCCAACAATGAGACGCCGTCCACCAACAATCAGGATCTACTCGATTTGCTCGATCTGGACATGTCGACACCATCGACAACAACGTCCGTTATGGGCACCACGGATCTGGGCAATGTCAACAATATGATGAACCTGCGTGGCATCGATTTAAATATGGGCTttggtggtggcggtggcggtggcgtcGGCAGCGGCGTTGGTCTTGGTGCCATCGATGCCATGGCCAGCAGCATACCCACAAATGGCAACGATTTGGCCAGCATGTTGGGCGGCCTCGGTGCGCCGGCTAATAATGCTGTGCTGCCGTCGCTCGGTGGCGATAATTTGCTCGGCGAACTGAATGCCACAACGACGGCAACCAACAATGTGACAGTG CCTCCGCAGGGTCCAAAGCTGACGGCCCTGGACAAGAATGGACTGCTGGTGCAGTTGGTGCCGTTGAGGGGCAGCGATTGCATGAAGATATTTATGACAACCACAAATAGCTCAGACAATACATTGGAGCAGTATTTGCTAAAG GCGGCGGTGCAGAAGAGTTTCGAGCTGCAAATGCTGCCGCCATCGGGTTCGGTGCTGCCGCCGGGTGGCGTTATAACGCAGGAAATGCGCGTCGTTGCCACATCGAAT GCGGTACTGCGCATGCGTTTGCGCATTCAATACACGCTCGATGGCCAGCAGCTGGTGGAGCAGACGGAGGTTAGCGGTTTTCCGGATCAGCAGCCGCCTATTGAATAA